A single genomic interval of Buchnera aphidicola (Symydobius americanus) harbors:
- a CDS encoding sulfurtransferase TusA family protein produces MLIKILNLTSFRCPDTMIYLKKNIKYIQFPEIVLIISNDISTTWDIPLFCNFMNYKLIKKYIKTKPYQFLIQKKKEEMLHRI; encoded by the coding sequence ATGCTAATAAAAATATTAAATCTAACAAGTTTTAGATGTCCAGATACCATGATATATTTAAAAAAAAATATAAAATATATTCAATTTCCAGAAATTGTACTAATAATATCAAACGATATTTCTACTACATGGGATATACCACTATTTTGTAATTTTATGAATTATAAATTGATAAAAAAATATATAAAAACAAAACCTTATCAATTCTTAATTCAAAAAAAAAAGGAAGAAATGCTTCATCGTATATAA
- the nadD gene encoding nicotinate-nucleotide adenylyltransferase: MKLLYAVFGGTFDPFHYGHLISCILLSNEIKIKKIIIIPNNIPPHKKLPKASNQDRFNMIKLSTSNNKLFIIDPIELKNNQISYTIQTLKKIKKKINNNISLGFIIGEDNLNTFYTWHDWESFLKICHIIICPRKTNQIILNQHHILNDWINQYKIQNYYNLHRYSSGCIFFSNIPNINISSTQIRNLKKQKKHISKLVHWKVEKYINKNNLYNN; encoded by the coding sequence ATGAAATTATTATACGCTGTATTTGGAGGAACATTTGATCCATTTCATTATGGACATTTAATATCTTGCATACTATTATCAAATGAAATTAAAATTAAAAAAATTATAATTATACCAAACAATATTCCACCGCATAAAAAATTACCTAAGGCATCAAATCAAGATAGATTTAACATGATTAAATTATCTACTTCTAATAATAAATTATTTATAATTGATCCAATAGAATTAAAAAATAATCAAATTTCCTATACTATACAAACATTAAAAAAAATTAAAAAAAAAATAAATAATAATATCTCATTAGGATTCATTATCGGAGAAGATAATTTAAATACATTTTATACTTGGCATGATTGGGAAAGTTTTTTAAAAATCTGTCATATAATCATTTGTCCTAGAAAAACAAATCAAATAATTTTAAATCAACATCATATTCTGAATGATTGGATAAATCAGTATAAAATCCAGAATTATTATAATTTACATCGATATTCATCGGGATGTATATTTTTTTCTAATATTCCTAATATTAATATTTCTAGTACACAAATTAGAAATTTAAAAAAACAAAAGAAACATATTTCAAAGTTAGTTCACTGGAAAGTAGAAAAATATATTAATAAAAATAATTTATATAATAACTAA